The following proteins are co-located in the Flavobacterium sp. CECT 9288 genome:
- a CDS encoding GNAT family N-acetyltransferase: MNFQIQNSNSTDTDEIFRLYKIATDFQKTRFTHHWPEFDRQLIETEILENRQWKVVVDGKIACVWATTFDDPQIWEERNEEPAIYIHRIATSPDFRGQNLVGKIVEWAKIYAIENQKKFIRMDTVGDNSGLINYYTKCGFEFLGLLKLKNTEGLPAHYDNATVSLFQMDLLPK; the protein is encoded by the coding sequence ATGAACTTTCAAATACAGAATAGCAACAGTACCGATACCGACGAAATTTTCCGTTTATACAAAATCGCAACCGATTTTCAGAAGACGAGATTTACCCATCACTGGCCAGAATTTGACAGACAACTTATTGAAACTGAAATTTTAGAAAACAGACAATGGAAAGTAGTGGTTGATGGTAAAATTGCTTGTGTCTGGGCGACAACTTTTGACGATCCACAAATTTGGGAGGAACGTAACGAAGAACCAGCTATTTACATTCACCGAATAGCAACCAGTCCTGATTTTCGCGGACAAAATTTAGTGGGTAAAATCGTTGAGTGGGCAAAAATTTATGCTATTGAAAATCAAAAAAAATTCATTAGAATGGATACAGTTGGCGATAATTCAGGATTGATTAATTACTACACAAAATGTGGCTTTGAGTTTTTAGGTTTATTAAAACTTAAAAATACTGAAGGACTTCCTGCACATTATGACAACGCAACGGTTAGTTTATTTCAAATGGATTTACTTCCGAAATAA
- a CDS encoding serine hydrolase, which translates to MKTSLKFLAVLLLTSTFSFAQDISKRVDSIIKDNYQKNPNISISVGVIKNNEEFFTSYGKLSKESPIDVDKNSLFELASITKILTSNLIAQATVENKIKLDDYIDNYLPKQYVLDKNLKNKIKISDLASHQSGLTDIDFRKLIEINPQQPVSSVTQKTLTDIINTCTELKDYGKYRYSTIGYTLLGQILEKVYGKSYDVIIREKMLVPLKMTQTMTKDFNVKNRAMGYNADGGTQELFEWNVTAPAGLVKSNARDMITYLKAVLNKETKVGIASIVTEKIIYKDEKREMGLGLNIVSDDKNTIYMKSGDSMGQCSILCYNRAQNWGIIILLNQRNSKMRQDLLDKIHNTILK; encoded by the coding sequence ATGAAAACTTCTTTAAAATTTTTAGCAGTGCTATTACTAACAAGCACTTTCTCTTTTGCACAGGACATTTCTAAAAGAGTAGATTCTATAATAAAAGATAATTATCAAAAAAATCCTAACATAAGTATTAGCGTTGGTGTAATTAAAAACAACGAAGAATTCTTCACCTCATATGGCAAACTAAGTAAAGAAAGTCCAATTGATGTAGACAAAAATTCCTTATTCGAACTTGCCTCTATCACTAAAATATTAACTTCTAATTTGATTGCACAAGCGACTGTTGAAAACAAAATAAAATTGGACGACTATATAGACAATTACCTTCCTAAACAATATGTTTTAGATAAAAATCTTAAAAACAAGATAAAAATATCAGATTTAGCTTCTCATCAATCTGGTTTGACTGATATTGATTTTAGAAAGTTGATAGAGATAAATCCGCAACAGCCTGTAAGTAGTGTCACTCAAAAAACACTAACCGACATCATCAATACTTGTACTGAACTGAAAGATTATGGTAAATATCGCTATTCTACTATTGGCTATACTTTATTGGGACAAATTTTAGAGAAAGTCTATGGTAAAAGTTATGATGTAATTATTAGAGAGAAAATGTTAGTGCCATTAAAAATGACCCAAACCATGACTAAGGACTTTAACGTGAAAAATAGAGCAATGGGTTACAATGCTGATGGTGGCACTCAAGAATTATTTGAATGGAATGTAACAGCACCTGCTGGATTAGTAAAATCAAACGCTAGGGATATGATTACCTATTTAAAAGCAGTTTTAAATAAAGAAACTAAAGTAGGTATAGCATCCATAGTTACAGAAAAAATAATTTATAAAGATGAAAAGAGAGAAATGGGATTGGGTTTAAACATCGTAAGTGATGACAAAAATACTATTTACATGAAGTCTGGAGATTCTATGGGTCAATGTTCTATTCTATGTTACAATAGAGCTCAAAACTGGGGCATTATAATATTGCTTAATCAAAGAAATTCTAAAATGAGACAAGACCTTTTGGACAAAATTCATAATACAATTTTAAAATAA
- a CDS encoding amidohydrolase family protein codes for MRKVILIVLHFCLYASYSQKIDLAITNCNVITLKENAILKNKTILISGSSIIAVVNSSSWKNSSNTTVLDATGKYVIPALTDMHVHLNPFMDKYSLPLFLKYGITTVRVMAGNDQVLQKRDSINKKLLRNSPDIYSASELIDGNPPSFGKDHSGPIVTSESDIEKIIYEQIKKGYDFIKLYSRLDENSFRKGLSYAKKQGFKVAYHIPVTLQKQHFFDINGGEIEHLSGYSRYASKLDSLPKKILLKNYDVPFDEISAKDIDFNKLNDAVRKTVAYNIWNCPTLVLFYNQTDEVFCKSILKNKIGDGLDGLLGWWSSVGYGKKENVITYIDFQKKTVALLHKNNAKILAGTDFPNPWLVPGLSLHQELERMVDAGLTNYEALKTATVNPAEWFGKNYNKGTVEKNKQADLLILNENPLLDIKNTQKIHKVVYKGEVQ; via the coding sequence ATGAGAAAAGTTATTTTAATTGTACTGCACTTCTGCTTGTATGCAAGTTATAGTCAAAAAATTGATTTAGCAATTACAAACTGTAATGTAATCACGTTAAAAGAGAATGCTATTTTAAAAAATAAAACCATTCTCATTTCTGGCAGTTCAATTATTGCTGTTGTAAATAGTTCAAGTTGGAAAAATTCATCCAATACAACTGTACTTGATGCAACTGGAAAATATGTTATTCCTGCTTTAACTGATATGCACGTACATCTTAATCCTTTCATGGATAAGTATTCTTTACCCTTGTTTTTAAAATATGGAATTACAACCGTAAGGGTTATGGCAGGAAATGATCAAGTTTTACAAAAGAGAGACAGCATTAACAAGAAATTATTGCGTAATTCACCTGATATATATTCTGCATCTGAATTGATTGATGGTAATCCACCATCTTTTGGCAAAGACCACAGTGGCCCAATTGTAACATCTGAATCCGATATTGAAAAAATCATTTACGAGCAAATAAAAAAAGGGTATGATTTTATAAAATTATACAGCCGATTAGATGAAAACTCTTTTAGAAAAGGACTTTCTTACGCCAAAAAACAAGGTTTCAAAGTCGCTTATCATATTCCCGTGACATTACAGAAACAGCATTTTTTTGATATAAATGGAGGCGAAATAGAACACCTTAGCGGCTACTCTAGATATGCGTCAAAACTCGATTCTTTGCCTAAAAAAATTCTTCTCAAAAATTATGATGTCCCTTTTGATGAAATCTCCGCAAAAGATATTGACTTCAATAAACTTAATGATGCTGTACGTAAGACGGTAGCCTATAACATATGGAACTGCCCTACCCTTGTACTATTTTATAATCAAACAGACGAAGTATTTTGTAAGAGCATACTTAAAAATAAAATTGGTGATGGTTTAGACGGTTTACTTGGTTGGTGGTCTAGCGTAGGTTACGGTAAAAAAGAAAATGTGATAACGTACATTGATTTCCAAAAAAAAACAGTCGCATTACTACATAAAAACAATGCAAAAATTCTAGCTGGAACCGATTTCCCTAATCCATGGCTTGTACCCGGATTATCTTTACATCAAGAACTAGAACGTATGGTAGATGCTGGATTAACTAATTATGAAGCTCTTAAAACCGCTACTGTTAACCCCGCAGAATGGTTTGGGAAAAACTATAACAAGGGAACCGTTGAAAAAAATAAACAAGCAGATTTATTAATTCTTAATGAAAATCCATTATTAGACATCAAAAACACTCAAAAAATTCATAAGGTTGTTTACAAGGGGGAAGTTCAATGA
- a CDS encoding short chain dehydrogenase encodes MKTVILIGANGKMGKAALTGLGKHKVITAGRSQDGCDFQVDITSEESLRKLFKEVGHFDAVVNTVGVCEYATFEEMTEAQWMTTVMSKMMGQINIVRIGQEYIADKGSFTLITGILNLKPIPFAIADATTSGAIDTFVKCVSFEMPRGIRVNSVNPTVLAEAWDVYGDMMPGFQPVPSALVGKAFERSVDGFITGQVILVDA; translated from the coding sequence ATGAAAACAGTAATTTTAATAGGTGCTAATGGGAAAATGGGAAAAGCAGCACTTACAGGTTTAGGAAAACACAAAGTGATTACAGCAGGTCGCTCTCAAGACGGTTGTGACTTCCAAGTTGACATTACCAGTGAAGAATCTTTGAGAAAATTATTCAAGGAGGTTGGTCACTTTGATGCAGTTGTGAATACAGTTGGCGTATGTGAATATGCAACCTTCGAGGAAATGACTGAAGCGCAATGGATGACTACAGTAATGAGTAAAATGATGGGGCAAATCAATATTGTTAGAATAGGTCAGGAATACATTGCTGATAAAGGTTCCTTTACGCTTATTACAGGTATACTAAATTTAAAGCCAATTCCTTTTGCTATTGCAGATGCAACTACAAGTGGTGCCATTGATACCTTTGTAAAATGTGTATCCTTCGAAATGCCAAGAGGTATTCGTGTAAATTCAGTAAATCCAACAGTTTTAGCGGAGGCTTGGGATGTTTACGGCGATATGATGCCAGGATTTCAACCTGTACCAAGTGCATTGGTTGGTAAAGCGTTTGAGCGATCGGTTGATGGATTTATTACTGGTCAAGTGATACTTGTTGATGCATAA
- a CDS encoding Crp/Fnr family transcriptional regulator produces MFKKNQLLEYLKQYNLFTDSEINEFMSLATISTIKKGDFFIKQDEICTTLSFVNFGIFRSFYYSNNDEEITYCFTFPNTLLVAYSSFITQKKSEENLQALTDSEIISISKKELENLAESNNKWLNFLKIIAEKEYVELEKWIFNHQKSNAQKRYVDLIHNHPQFVQQIPLHYIASYLGITQRHLSRIRASI; encoded by the coding sequence ATGTTTAAGAAAAATCAACTGTTGGAATACTTAAAACAATACAATTTATTTACAGATAGTGAAATAAATGAATTTATGAGTTTAGCGACTATTTCTACGATAAAAAAAGGAGATTTTTTCATTAAACAAGATGAAATCTGTACCACGCTTTCCTTCGTGAATTTTGGTATTTTTCGATCATTTTATTATTCTAATAATGACGAAGAAATAACCTATTGTTTTACCTTTCCTAATACATTATTAGTGGCTTATTCTTCATTTATTACACAGAAGAAATCAGAAGAAAATTTACAAGCTTTAACCGATTCTGAAATAATTTCAATTTCAAAAAAAGAATTAGAAAACCTTGCGGAATCAAACAATAAATGGTTGAATTTTTTAAAAATAATTGCTGAAAAAGAATATGTTGAACTCGAAAAATGGATATTTAATCATCAAAAATCCAACGCCCAAAAACGATATGTAGATTTGATACACAACCATCCACAATTTGTACAACAAATTCCACTTCACTATATAGCGTCCTATCTTGGAATTACTCAAAGACATTTAAGTAGAATAAGAGCATCGATTTAA
- a CDS encoding serine hydrolase, whose amino-acid sequence MKNPFYLLLFLVTISSGQTNNKSLTKKRDYSFLTDTLNIDKQLEKHKLAGFSVVVFENYEIVYSKQFGVKSVNSKEKIDENTAFSTASISKPITALLCFILEEKGLINLDEPIDNYLKRWHLPKSKFTQNNSPTWKQFFNHTAGTSQGGFADYYEGDTIPTIKQSLLGQIPRYDKKIEFLFTPGTSFEYSGGGYTIIQMALEDTLKKSIAELAEEHIFGPLGLKNTTMIQPNENGFLTNVALVHDKDGKVIKTGLPITPQVAASGMWSTPTDLAKLAIEIQNALRNKNNKVISNTVAKEVTAVTALKNAVGGWGYGWQKSFGYNNYDWFSCNGSNTGVGGNILATMTDGNGLIYLANGEKPNRFPVMNYTRNKILKVMDWNKASTDDIQEIPASLKKN is encoded by the coding sequence ATGAAAAACCCTTTTTATTTACTACTTTTTTTAGTAACGATCTCGAGTGGTCAAACAAATAATAAATCATTGACAAAAAAGAGAGATTACAGCTTTCTTACGGATACTTTAAACATTGATAAACAATTAGAAAAACACAAATTGGCGGGATTTAGTGTGGTTGTTTTTGAAAACTATGAAATCGTTTATTCGAAGCAATTTGGTGTAAAATCGGTAAATTCCAAAGAAAAGATAGATGAAAACACTGCTTTTTCAACAGCATCAATTTCAAAACCAATAACGGCTCTTCTTTGTTTTATTTTAGAAGAAAAAGGCTTGATTAATTTAGATGAACCCATAGATAACTACCTAAAACGTTGGCATTTGCCAAAAAGTAAGTTCACACAAAATAATAGTCCAACTTGGAAACAATTTTTCAATCATACAGCTGGTACAAGTCAAGGTGGGTTTGCCGACTATTATGAAGGAGACACAATTCCAACAATAAAGCAAAGTCTTTTAGGACAGATTCCGAGATACGATAAAAAAATTGAATTCTTGTTTACGCCTGGTACTAGTTTTGAATATAGCGGTGGTGGTTATACCATTATTCAAATGGCATTAGAAGACACTTTGAAAAAATCTATTGCTGAGCTTGCAGAAGAACATATTTTTGGACCTCTTGGTTTGAAAAACACAACAATGATTCAGCCAAATGAAAATGGATTTTTAACTAATGTGGCTCTTGTTCATGATAAAGACGGGAAAGTGATTAAAACAGGATTGCCAATTACGCCACAAGTAGCGGCATCAGGCATGTGGTCTACACCAACTGATTTAGCTAAACTTGCCATTGAAATTCAAAATGCGTTACGCAATAAAAACAATAAAGTAATTTCTAATACTGTGGCAAAAGAAGTAACAGCAGTCACCGCGTTAAAAAATGCTGTTGGCGGCTGGGGCTATGGATGGCAAAAGTCTTTCGGTTACAATAACTATGATTGGTTTTCGTGTAATGGTTCTAATACAGGAGTTGGTGGTAATATTTTAGCAACAATGACTGATGGCAACGGATTAATATATCTTGCCAATGGTGAAAAACCCAATCGTTTTCCTGTGATGAATTATACTCGAAATAAAATTCTGAAAGTAATGGATTGGAACAAAGCATCTACTGATGACATTCAAGAAATACCTGCAAGTTTGAAGAAAAACTAA
- a CDS encoding AraC family transcriptional regulator, translated as MNDINLLVITTSISLFISLFLAIFLLSVKTKQKTSNALFATFLIITAIDLSGPLLSLIVQNLSNLGMLRNTLAFLQIPIFYLYVLSVCYSDFKLKPKYLLHLLPFLLANVILLPRFYFVNVASKINLLQNRQSVLELQFNHILFHTQIVVYLIAVFMLLRKTKKIYLENYAGANIKSYKWLFQFTIALTILYLIALVKNIFKFSQYEYISEWVNSGLLIFQLFITCWYLLKALNNPSLFRNIDSKLKLVADIILEDKVEEPLAENEKKQDETLSKLQQFMMAEKPYLNPSLTIQDISNTIQIPTRELSILINHHLNQHFYDFVNSYRIEQAMEILKDTTKSKVTILEILYQVGFNSKSSFNTAFKKHTGYTPTDYRKTL; from the coding sequence ATGAATGACATTAATTTATTGGTTATTACAACTTCTATTTCTTTGTTCATTTCATTGTTTCTTGCCATTTTTCTATTATCCGTTAAAACAAAACAAAAAACAAGCAATGCCCTTTTTGCAACGTTTTTAATTATAACTGCAATAGATTTAAGTGGACCTTTGCTAAGTTTAATCGTTCAAAATCTATCAAATCTAGGAATGCTTAGAAATACATTGGCGTTCTTACAAATTCCTATTTTTTATCTGTATGTTTTATCAGTTTGCTATTCCGATTTTAAGCTTAAGCCTAAATACCTATTGCATCTGCTACCATTTTTGTTGGCAAATGTTATTTTATTGCCTCGTTTTTACTTCGTAAATGTAGCTTCTAAAATTAATCTGCTGCAAAATCGTCAAAGTGTACTTGAATTGCAATTCAACCATATTCTTTTTCATACTCAAATCGTTGTTTATCTTATTGCTGTTTTTATGCTATTGCGAAAAACAAAAAAAATATACCTTGAAAATTATGCAGGAGCTAATATTAAATCATACAAGTGGTTGTTCCAGTTTACAATAGCACTAACCATTTTATATTTGATTGCGCTTGTAAAAAACATTTTTAAATTTTCACAATATGAATACATTTCTGAATGGGTAAATAGCGGACTCCTAATTTTTCAGTTGTTTATTACTTGTTGGTATTTATTGAAAGCATTAAACAATCCTAGTTTATTTCGAAATATCGATTCAAAATTAAAATTAGTTGCTGATATTATTCTGGAAGATAAAGTGGAGGAGCCTTTGGCAGAAAATGAAAAAAAGCAAGATGAAACGTTATCGAAATTACAACAGTTTATGATGGCTGAAAAACCTTATCTAAATCCTTCATTAACTATTCAAGATATTTCCAATACAATTCAAATCCCAACTCGAGAGTTATCCATTTTAATCAATCATCACTTAAACCAGCATTTTTATGATTTCGTTAATTCCTACCGTATAGAACAAGCGATGGAAATTTTAAAAGATACTACAAAAAGCAAGGTAACTATTTTAGAAATTTTGTACCAAGTAGGTTTTAATTCAAAATCTTCTTTTAATACGGCTTTTAAAAAGCATACTGGTTACACACCTACTGATTATCGTAAAACATTATAA
- a CDS encoding CatB-related O-acetyltransferase produces the protein MKIPNKDTQFPLENYNKLCFLKNTITNPNIIIGDYTYYDDFENVSNFEKNVKYHFDFIGDQLIIGKFCMIASGVKFIMNGANHLTKSISSYPFAIFGEDWKNAMEGKQYPNKGNTEIGNDVWIGYNSTIMPGIKIGDGAIIASNSTVTRNVEPYSIVGGNPANEIKKRFTKEQIEKLLTIQWWNWDIEKITKNIQNLTDDKIDLFINSANNLEL, from the coding sequence ATGAAAATACCAAATAAAGACACCCAATTTCCATTAGAAAATTACAATAAACTTTGTTTTTTAAAAAACACAATCACAAATCCTAACATAATTATTGGAGATTATACCTATTATGATGATTTTGAAAACGTTTCTAATTTTGAAAAAAATGTAAAATATCATTTTGATTTTATAGGTGATCAACTAATCATAGGCAAATTTTGCATGATTGCTTCTGGTGTAAAATTTATAATGAATGGGGCAAATCATCTCACAAAATCAATCAGTTCTTATCCCTTTGCAATATTTGGAGAGGACTGGAAAAATGCCATGGAAGGAAAACAGTATCCTAATAAAGGAAATACAGAGATAGGAAACGATGTCTGGATTGGGTATAACTCTACTATAATGCCCGGAATAAAAATAGGTGACGGGGCGATAATTGCTTCGAATTCGACGGTAACTAGAAATGTAGAACCCTACTCCATTGTTGGAGGGAATCCCGCTAATGAGATAAAAAAAAGATTTACAAAAGAACAAATTGAAAAATTGTTAACAATACAATGGTGGAATTGGGATATTGAAAAAATTACTAAAAACATTCAAAATCTTACTGATGATAAAATTGACTTGTTTATAAATTCGGCAAATAACCTTGAGCTGTAA
- a CDS encoding YifB family Mg chelatase-like AAA ATPase yields MLVKVFGSAVFGVEATTITVEVNMDKGIGYHLVGLADNAIKESSYRIAAALKNNTYAMPGKKITINMAPADLRKEGSAYDLTLAIGILVASGQIKADALEQYIIMGELSLDGSLQPIRGALPIAIKAKEEGFKGFFLPKQNVKEAAIVAGLEVYGVENVQEVIDFLEGKGTLEPTTIDTRAEFYKSLDFPEFDFSDVKGQESIKRCMEIAAAGGHNIILIGPPGAGKTMLAKRLPSILPPMTLREALETTKIHSVAGKLKEVGLMNQRPFRSPHHTISNVALVGGGSYPQPGEISMAHNGVLFLDELPEFKRDVLEVMRQPLEDREVTISRAKFTVTYPSSFMLVASMNPSPSGFFNDPDAPQTSSPHEMHRYLSKISGPLLDRIDIHIEVTPVPFDKLSDDQKAESSVAIRERVTAAREIQSKRFDHMDHIHYNAQMNTKQIREYCALDEVSKQLLKTAMERLNLSARAYDRILKVARTIADLEASPAVQSNHIAEAIQYRSLDRDGWLG; encoded by the coding sequence ATGTTAGTAAAGGTTTTTGGGAGTGCTGTTTTTGGAGTTGAGGCTACAACAATTACAGTTGAAGTTAATATGGATAAGGGTATAGGCTACCATCTTGTAGGTTTGGCAGATAACGCTATAAAAGAAAGTAGTTACCGTATTGCTGCTGCGCTTAAAAACAATACCTATGCTATGCCTGGAAAAAAAATCACCATTAACATGGCGCCTGCAGATTTACGTAAGGAAGGTTCAGCCTATGATTTGACATTGGCAATTGGCATTTTAGTGGCTTCTGGCCAAATCAAAGCAGATGCTCTTGAACAATATATTATAATGGGTGAATTGTCTCTTGATGGAAGTTTGCAACCTATAAGAGGAGCCTTGCCAATAGCAATTAAAGCTAAAGAAGAGGGCTTTAAAGGTTTTTTTCTGCCTAAACAAAACGTAAAAGAGGCAGCCATTGTAGCGGGACTTGAAGTCTATGGTGTTGAAAATGTTCAAGAAGTGATTGATTTCCTTGAAGGTAAAGGAACTCTAGAACCTACCACAATTGATACACGAGCCGAATTTTATAAATCCTTAGACTTTCCTGAATTCGATTTTAGTGATGTTAAAGGACAAGAAAGTATAAAGCGTTGTATGGAAATTGCTGCTGCTGGTGGACATAATATTATATTGATAGGTCCGCCTGGTGCAGGAAAAACAATGCTTGCCAAAAGATTACCAAGTATTTTGCCGCCCATGACGTTGCGCGAAGCACTTGAAACTACAAAAATTCATAGTGTTGCAGGTAAACTTAAAGAAGTGGGTTTAATGAATCAAAGACCATTTAGGAGTCCTCATCACACTATTTCTAATGTTGCCTTAGTAGGTGGCGGAAGCTATCCTCAACCTGGAGAAATTTCTATGGCGCACAACGGAGTTCTATTTCTAGATGAGCTACCAGAATTTAAAAGAGATGTACTTGAAGTCATGCGTCAACCTCTTGAAGATAGAGAAGTTACTATTTCTAGAGCTAAGTTTACGGTCACATACCCATCATCGTTCATGCTTGTTGCTAGTATGAACCCTAGTCCGAGTGGTTTTTTTAATGATCCAGATGCTCCACAAACTTCCTCACCACATGAAATGCATCGGTATTTGAGTAAAATATCTGGTCCATTGCTAGACAGAATAGACATTCATATTGAAGTAACTCCTGTTCCTTTTGATAAACTTTCAGATGATCAAAAAGCTGAGAGTAGTGTCGCTATTAGAGAACGAGTGACTGCAGCTCGAGAAATACAATCTAAACGTTTTGATCACATGGACCACATTCATTACAATGCCCAAATGAATACCAAACAAATCAGGGAGTATTGCGCTCTAGATGAGGTGTCAAAACAATTATTAAAAACAGCTATGGAACGATTGAATTTATCTGCAAGAGCTTACGACCGAATTTTAAAGGTAGCGCGAACTATAGCTGATCTTGAAGCATCCCCAGCAGTGCAGTCAAATCATATTGCCGAAGCCATTCAATATCGAAGTCTAGACCGCGATGGTTGGTTGGGATAA